In a genomic window of Meleagris gallopavo isolate NT-WF06-2002-E0010 breed Aviagen turkey brand Nicholas breeding stock chromosome 1, Turkey_5.1, whole genome shotgun sequence:
- the LOC109365514 gene encoding uncharacterized protein LOC109365514 isoform X2 yields the protein MKGVVVINATDFVSSFFVLESQTPRGEHGQTLKLPGLCCTAGEMFHCRHGHQSKDMYWCHGLHREIIERATDLRQPKAERSRMVCKGGDAQRRTRPDSETSWSLLHSWRDVPSSTWTSVQRYVIKRTPALLQYGHHLLATNLVIPWACHRWQNAYSFLCHPDHGTSCLLLLCWRDVPLSTETSVQCHRPLLPSSATLTEVSAAICEGMNLRTR from the exons atgaaaggagtggtTGTGATCAATGCAACTGATTTTGTGTCCTccttctttgtgttggagagccagacACCCAGAGGAGAACATGGCCAGACTCTGAAACTTCCTGgtctctgctgcacagctggagagatgttccattgTCGACATGGACATCAGTCCAAAGATAT GTATTGGTGTCATGGGCTGCATAGGGAGATCATAGAAAGAGCTACAGACCTGCGCCAGCccaaagcagagagaagcaggatGGTGTGCAAAGGCggag atGCCCAGAGGAGAACACGGCCAGACTCTGAAACCTCCTGgtctctgctgcacagctggagagatgttccatcaTCGACATGGACATCAGTCCAAAGATATGTAATCAAAAGAACACCAGCATTGCTGCAATATGGGCACCACCTACTGGCAACTAACCTAGTGATTCCATGGGCATGTCACAGGTGGCAGAATGCTTACAGTTTCCTGTGTCACCCAG ACCATGGAACCTCTtgtcttctgctgctctgctggagagatgttccacTTTCCACAGAGACATCAGTACAATG CCACAGGCCCCTTCTGCCCTCTTCAGCCACTCTGACTGAGGTTTCTGCAGCCATCTGTGAAGGCATGAACCTAAGGACAAGGTAA
- the LOC109365514 gene encoding uncharacterized protein LOC109365514 isoform X3 yields the protein MKGVVVINATDFVSSFFVLESQTPRGEHGQTLKLPGLCCTAGEMFHCRHGHQSKDMYWCHGLHREIIERATDLRQPKAERSRMVCKGGEPDAQRRTRPDSETSWSLLHSWRDVPSSTWTSVQRYVIKRTPALLQYGHHLLATNLVIPWACHRWQNAYSFLCHPDHGTSCLLLLCWRDVPLSTETSVQWPLLPSSATLTEVSAAICEGMNLRTR from the exons atgaaaggagtggtTGTGATCAATGCAACTGATTTTGTGTCCTccttctttgtgttggagagccagacACCCAGAGGAGAACATGGCCAGACTCTGAAACTTCCTGgtctctgctgcacagctggagagatgttccattgTCGACATGGACATCAGTCCAAAGATAT GTATTGGTGTCATGGGCTGCATAGGGAGATCATAGAAAGAGCTACAGACCTGCGCCAGCccaaagcagagagaagcaggatGGTGTGCAAAGGCggag agccagatGCCCAGAGGAGAACACGGCCAGACTCTGAAACCTCCTGgtctctgctgcacagctggagagatgttccatcaTCGACATGGACATCAGTCCAAAGATATGTAATCAAAAGAACACCAGCATTGCTGCAATATGGGCACCACCTACTGGCAACTAACCTAGTGATTCCATGGGCATGTCACAGGTGGCAGAATGCTTACAGTTTCCTGTGTCACCCAG ACCATGGAACCTCTtgtcttctgctgctctgctggagagatgttccacTTTCCACAGAGACATCAGTACAATG GCCCCTTCTGCCCTCTTCAGCCACTCTGACTGAGGTTTCTGCAGCCATCTGTGAAGGCATGAACCTAAGGACAAGGTAA
- the LOC109365514 gene encoding uncharacterized protein LOC109365514 isoform X5 has product MKGVVVINATDFVSSFFVLESQTPRGEHGQTLKLPGLCCTAGEMFHCRHGHQSKDMYWCHGLHREIIERATDLRQPKAERSRMVCKGGEPDAQRRTRPDSETSWSLLHSWRDVPSSTWTSVQRYVIKRTPALLQYGHHLLATNLVIPWACHRWQNAYSFLCHPDHGTSCLLLLCWRDVPLSTETSVQ; this is encoded by the exons atgaaaggagtggtTGTGATCAATGCAACTGATTTTGTGTCCTccttctttgtgttggagagccagacACCCAGAGGAGAACATGGCCAGACTCTGAAACTTCCTGgtctctgctgcacagctggagagatgttccattgTCGACATGGACATCAGTCCAAAGATAT GTATTGGTGTCATGGGCTGCATAGGGAGATCATAGAAAGAGCTACAGACCTGCGCCAGCccaaagcagagagaagcaggatGGTGTGCAAAGGCggag agccagatGCCCAGAGGAGAACACGGCCAGACTCTGAAACCTCCTGgtctctgctgcacagctggagagatgttccatcaTCGACATGGACATCAGTCCAAAGATATGTAATCAAAAGAACACCAGCATTGCTGCAATATGGGCACCACCTACTGGCAACTAACCTAGTGATTCCATGGGCATGTCACAGGTGGCAGAATGCTTACAGTTTCCTGTGTCACCCAG ACCATGGAACCTCTtgtcttctgctgctctgctggagagatgttccacTTTCCACAGAGACATCAGTACAATG A
- the LOC109365514 gene encoding uncharacterized protein LOC109365514 isoform X1 — MKGVVVINATDFVSSFFVLESQTPRGEHGQTLKLPGLCCTAGEMFHCRHGHQSKDMYWCHGLHREIIERATDLRQPKAERSRMVCKGGEPDAQRRTRPDSETSWSLLHSWRDVPSSTWTSVQRYVIKRTPALLQYGHHLLATNLVIPWACHRWQNAYSFLCHPDHGTSCLLLLCWRDVPLSTETSVQCHRPLLPSSATLTEVSAAICEGMNLRTR, encoded by the exons atgaaaggagtggtTGTGATCAATGCAACTGATTTTGTGTCCTccttctttgtgttggagagccagacACCCAGAGGAGAACATGGCCAGACTCTGAAACTTCCTGgtctctgctgcacagctggagagatgttccattgTCGACATGGACATCAGTCCAAAGATAT GTATTGGTGTCATGGGCTGCATAGGGAGATCATAGAAAGAGCTACAGACCTGCGCCAGCccaaagcagagagaagcaggatGGTGTGCAAAGGCggag agccagatGCCCAGAGGAGAACACGGCCAGACTCTGAAACCTCCTGgtctctgctgcacagctggagagatgttccatcaTCGACATGGACATCAGTCCAAAGATATGTAATCAAAAGAACACCAGCATTGCTGCAATATGGGCACCACCTACTGGCAACTAACCTAGTGATTCCATGGGCATGTCACAGGTGGCAGAATGCTTACAGTTTCCTGTGTCACCCAG ACCATGGAACCTCTtgtcttctgctgctctgctggagagatgttccacTTTCCACAGAGACATCAGTACAATG CCACAGGCCCCTTCTGCCCTCTTCAGCCACTCTGACTGAGGTTTCTGCAGCCATCTGTGAAGGCATGAACCTAAGGACAAGGTAA
- the LOC109365514 gene encoding uncharacterized protein LOC109365514 isoform X4 produces the protein MIDQGSGEQDGLQRLSQTPRGEHGQTLKLPGLCCTAGEMFHCRHGHQSKDMYWCHGLHREIIERATDLRQPKAERSRMVCKGGEPDAQRRTRPDSETSWSLLHSWRDVPSSTWTSVQRYVIKRTPALLQYGHHLLATNLVIPWACHRWQNAYSFLCHPDHGTSCLLLLCWRDVPLSTETSVQCHRPLLPSSATLTEVSAAICEGMNLRTR, from the exons ATGATAGACCAGGGCAGTGGAGAGCAGGATGGtctgcagaggctgag ccagacACCCAGAGGAGAACATGGCCAGACTCTGAAACTTCCTGgtctctgctgcacagctggagagatgttccattgTCGACATGGACATCAGTCCAAAGATAT GTATTGGTGTCATGGGCTGCATAGGGAGATCATAGAAAGAGCTACAGACCTGCGCCAGCccaaagcagagagaagcaggatGGTGTGCAAAGGCggag agccagatGCCCAGAGGAGAACACGGCCAGACTCTGAAACCTCCTGgtctctgctgcacagctggagagatgttccatcaTCGACATGGACATCAGTCCAAAGATATGTAATCAAAAGAACACCAGCATTGCTGCAATATGGGCACCACCTACTGGCAACTAACCTAGTGATTCCATGGGCATGTCACAGGTGGCAGAATGCTTACAGTTTCCTGTGTCACCCAG ACCATGGAACCTCTtgtcttctgctgctctgctggagagatgttccacTTTCCACAGAGACATCAGTACAATG CCACAGGCCCCTTCTGCCCTCTTCAGCCACTCTGACTGAGGTTTCTGCAGCCATCTGTGAAGGCATGAACCTAAGGACAAGGTAA